Proteins encoded in a region of the Vicia villosa cultivar HV-30 ecotype Madison, WI linkage group LG5, Vvil1.0, whole genome shotgun sequence genome:
- the LOC131603545 gene encoding pyruvate dehydrogenase E1 component subunit beta-3, chloroplastic-like: MATLFQGLGAVTPLSPSNSFESTKFLLSSRRSLSERKSSVFVVRSDAKANQVLKSGGTTRKSELLIPNAVATQGSSSVASASKPGHELLLFEALREGLEEEMERDATVCVMGEDVGHYGGSYKVTRNLAEKFGDLRVLDTPIAENAFTGMGIGAAMTGLRPIIEGMNMGFLLLAFNQISNNCGMLHYTSGGQFKIPVVIRGPGGVGRQLGAEHSQRLESYFQSIPGIQMVACSTPYNAKGLMKAAIRSDNPVILFEHVLLYNLKERIPDEEYVLSLEEAEMVRPGEHVTILTYSRMRYHVMQAAKTLVNKGYDPEVIDIRSLKPFDLHTIGNSIKKTHRVLIVEECMRTGGIGASLTAAITENFHDYLDAPIICLSSQDVPTPYAGTLEEWTVVQPAQIVTAVEQLCQ, from the exons ATGGCTACGCTTTTTCAAGGATTAGGAGCTGTTACTCCTTTATCTCCTTCCAATTCCTTTGAATCTACCAAGTTTCTTCTTTCCTCTCGTAGATCCCTCTCAG AGAGGAAAAGTAGCGTTTTTGTTGTCAGATCTGATGCAAAGGCAAACCAGGTTTTGAAGTCAGGCGGTACTACTCGGAAGAGTGAGTTGTTGATTCCTAATGCAGTTGCT ACACAAGGAAGTAGTTCTGTTGCTTCTGCATCTAAACCTGG gCATGAACTTCTCCTTTTTGAAGCTCTACGTGAAGGTTTGGAGGAAGAAATGGAAAGGGATGCAACTGTTTGTGTCATGGGCGAGGATGTAGGTCATTATGGAGGATCTTACAAAGTGACTAGAAACCTGGCTGAAAAGTTTGGTGATCTCAGAGTTTTGGACACCCCAATTGCTGAAAACGCCTTCACTGGCATGGGCATCGGAGCTGCCATGACTGGTCTTAGGCCAATCATTGAGGGCATGAACATGGGATTTCTACTTCTTGCATTTAACCAAATCTCTAACAACTGCGGCATGCTTCATTACACATCCGGAGGCCAGTTTAAAATTCCAGTTGTCATTCGTGGGCCTGGCGGAGTCGGACGACAACTTGGAGCAGAACACTCGCAGCGGCTGGAGTCATACTTTCAATCAATCCCTGGTATTCAGATGGTGGCTTGCTCAACACCTTACAACGCCAAGGGCTTGATGAAAGCAGCAATCCGAAGCGACAACCCTGTGATACTTTTTGAGCATGTTTTGCTTTATAACCTCAAGGAAAGAATCCCAGATGAAGAGTATGTATTATCACTTGAAGAAGCCGAGATGGTTAGGCCCGGAGAGCATGTCACAATACTAACATATTCAAGGATGAGGTATCATGTCATGCAAGCTGCCAAGACATTAGTGAACAAAGGGTATGACCCTGAAGTCATTGATATCAGGTCTTTGAAACCATTTGATCTTCACACAATTGGAAATTCAATTAAGAAGACGCATCGGGTGCTCATAGTGGAGGAGTGCATGCGAACAGGTGGAATTGGTGCTAGTCTCACAGCTGCCATCACTGAAAATTTCCATGACTATTTGGATGCTCCTATTATATGTTTATCCTCTCAGGATGTGCCGACTCCATATGCCGGAACTTTGGAGGAATGGACCGTGGTCCAACCTGCTCAAATTGTGACTGCAGTTGAACAACTCTGCCAGTGA